A section of the Macadamia integrifolia cultivar HAES 741 chromosome 9, SCU_Mint_v3, whole genome shotgun sequence genome encodes:
- the LOC122089689 gene encoding ABC transporter C family member 3-like gives MVALIEASTWARFSSFIQAESATEQQGLTTSKDDIETSILVFKPFWKTWKWLEKEDEDTHILDPLLKISSHRSNGDDKQGSRVDGESVTLYANANLISIFTFTWMGPLLALGYKKTLDFEDVPQLANCDSANMVFAHFNDKLESDGNNNGNGRQISNLKLVKALILSTWKEILWTAIFSIVCILASYVGPYLIYAFVQYLSSPHQIKYKGYVLVFIFFLSKLIRCISERLLFFQLRKMGIKIRAILFSLIYKKGLRLSSQSKQGHTSGENINLMSVDVARIGLFSWYLHNIWKVPVQIILALLILYERLGLASLVAFVATIILMLANVPLGKLQEKFQKELMDSKDQRMNVTSEALRNMRILKLQCWEMKFLAKITELRNFETMWIKKLLYSAAMIAFVYLTTPMFVSMVTFGFCMLMGIPLESGKIISAIAIFEILRGPIYNLPDTISMVVQTKVSIDRITSFLCLNDFHSYIVQKPPKNGVEIAVEIIKGNFAWDLHSPNLTLKDLNFRVYRGMKVAICGFVGSGKSSLLSCILGEVPKVSGTIMLNGTKAYIAQSPWIQSGKIVDNILFGKEMDRERYEIILEACSLKEDLELCAFGDQTIIGERGINLSGGQKQRIQLARALYHDADIYMLDDPFSAVDAYTGAHLFKECLLRILGSKTLIYVTHQVEFLQDADLILVMRDGKITQAGKYKEILNSGTDFMELVGTHKKALADFSTQHEENLDNLIIGEEEGNILCGENSIQDDEEKEPKRYKTEKLARTEGQLVQEEKRQNGRILQIASSYWMVLATSTSDDVRPHFRQSTIIFVYVALFFGSSFCVLLRSMLIVTAGCKTATLLFNKMHLCIFRAPLSFFDSTPSGRVLNRASVDQGAVDTTIPHQIEEFLVSIIEFLGTAAVMSQVAWQMLIVFIPMSITCIWYQVWLELTPSL, from the exons ATGGTGGCACtaatagaagcatcaacatgggCAAGATTTTCATCTTTTATACAAGCAGAAAGCGCAACAGAGCAACAAG gtTTAACTACATCTAAGGATGATATTGAGACTTCAATATTAGTCTTTAAGCCTTTCTGGAAAACGTGGAAATGGTTG gagaaagaagatgaagataccCATATTTTGGATCCTCTTTTGAAAATTAGTTCGCATAGAAGCaatggtgatgacaaacaaggATCAAGGGTCGATGGAGAGAGTGTAACTCTTTATGCAAATGCCAATCTTATTAGTATTTTTACTTTCACTTGGATGGGCCCTTTGCTTGCACTTGGGTATAAAAAAACATTGGACTTTGAAGATGTTCCGCAGCTTGCCAATTGTGATAGCGCCAACATGGTCTTTGCTCATTTTAACGATAAACTTGAATCTGATGGTAATAACAATGGTAATGGTCGTCAAATAAGTAACCTCAAGTTGGTGAAGGCATTGATACTTTCAACGTGGAAAGAAATTCTATGGACAGCTATATTCTCCATTGTATGCATATTGGCTTCTTATGTTGGACCATATCTTATTTATGCATTTGTTCAATATCTCAGTAGCCCTcaccaaataaaatataaaggcTATGTGttagtatttattttctttctttcaaagctCATAAGGTGCATCTCAGAGAGACTTTTGTTCTTTCAATTACGAAAGATGGGAATTAAGATTCGTGCTATATTGTTCTCATTAATCTATAAAAAGGGTCTCAGACTTTCAAGCCAATCAAAGCAGGGACACACTAGTGGGGAGAATATTAATTTGATGAGTGTTGATGTTGCAAGGATTGGTCTTTTCAGCTGGTACTTGCACAATATATGGAAAGTTCCTGTTCAGATTATTCTAGCATTATTGATCTTGTACGAGAGACTTGGGCTAGCTTCACTTGTAGCTTTTGTTGCTACAATTATTTTGATGTTGGCAAATGTTCCACTTGGAAAACTACAAGAGAAATTTCAGAAAGAACTTATGGATTCAAAGGATCAACGAATGAATGTGACATCTGAGGCTCTGAGGAATATGAGGATTCTCAAGCTCCAGTGCTGGGAGATGAAGTTCTTGGCTAAGATAACTGAGCTCAGGAACTTTGAAACAATGTGGATAAAAAAGTTACTTTATTCAGCGGCTATGATTGCCTTTGTCTACTTAACTACGCCCATGTTTGTATctatggttacttttggattctGTATGCTCATGGGAATTCCGCTAGAATCAGGAAAGATTATATCTGCAATTGCAATATTTGAGATATTACGAGGACCCATTTATAATCTCCCAGACACAATCTCCATGGTAGTTCAAACTAAAGTTTCCATTGATAGGATAACCTCATTCCTCTGCCTcaatgattttcattcatataTAGTACAGAAGCCTCCAAAAAATGGTGTTGAGATTGCAGTTGAGATAATCAAGGGGAATTTCGCTTGGGACCTTCATTCCCCTAATCTCACATTGAAAGATCTTAATTTTCGAGTGTACCGTGGTATGAAAGTTGCTATTTGTGGTTTTGTTGGATCAGGTAAGTCAAGCCTACTTTCATGCATATTGGGGGAAGTGCCGAAGGTATCTGGAACTATTATGTTGAATGGGACGAAGGCCTATATTGCACAATCTCCTTGGATACAAAGTGGCAAGATAGTAGACAATATATTATTTGGTAAGGAGATGGACAGGGAAAGGTATGAGATTATCCTTGAAGCATGTTCATTGAAAGAGGACCTAGAATTGTGTGCCTTTGGGGACCAAACTATTATAGGGGAGAGGGGCATCAACTTAAGTGGTGGGCAAAAGCAAAGGATTCAGCTTGCACGTGCATTGTACCATGATGCTGATATTTATATGCTTGATGATCCTTTTAGTGCTGTGGATGCTTACACAGGAGCTCATCTATTTAAG GAGTGTCTGCTGAGAATTTTGGGATCAAAAACACTAATTTATGTTACCCACCAAGTAGAGTTTTTACAAGATGCTGATCTTATCCTG GTTATGAGAGATGGAAAAATTACTCAAGcaggaaaatataaagaaattcTTAATTCAGGAACTGACTTTATGGAATTAGTGGGCACACATAAAAAAGCTTTAGCAGACTTTTCTACCCAACATGAGGAAAATTTGGATAATTTAATAattggagaggaagaagggaacaTTCTGTGTGGTGAGAATTCTAttcaagatgatgaagaaaaggAACCCAAGAGatacaaaacagaaaaattggCTAGGACAGAAGGGCAGCTTgttcaagaagaaaagagacaAAATGGTAGA ATTCTCCAAATAGCTAGTAGTTACTGGATGGTTTTGGCTACTTCCACTTCAGATGATGTGAGACCACACTTTAGGCAATCCACTATCATCTTTGTATATGTCGCTTTATTCTTTGGCAGCTCTTTTTGTGTACTTTTAAGGTCCATGCTCATTGTGACTGCTGGATGCAAGACAGCGACTCTTCTTTTCAACAAAATGCATTTATGTATTTTCCGTGCTCCCCTATCATTTTTTGATTCTACTCCGAGTGGAAGGGTTCTAAATCGG GCATCTGTAGATCAAGGTGCAGTTGATACCACTATTCCACATCAAATTGAAGAATTTCTTGTCTCAATCATAGAATTTTTGGGGACTGCTGCAGTAATGTCACAGGTTGCATGGCAAATGTTAATAGTTTTTATCCCGATGAGTATAACATGCATCTGGTACCAG GTATGGCTGGAGTTAACTCCATCTCTGTAA
- the LOC122088679 gene encoding ABC transporter C family member 3-like → MGQRQLVCLGRALLKRSKVLVLDEATASMDTATDYLIQQTLSQHFSRTTIITIAHRITSILDADMVLLLDNGLILEYDSPTRLLEIKSSSFGKLVKEYTRRCN, encoded by the exons ATGGGTCAAAGGCAACTAGTATGTTTAGGGCGGGCATTACTCAAAAGGAGTAAAGTATTGGTACTCGATGAAGCTACTGCATCAATGGATACTGCAACTGACTATCTGATTCAACAAACACTTAGTCAACACTTCTCAAGGACTACTATCATCACAATTGCACATAGGATAACATCAATTCTTGATGCCGATATGgtccttcttcttgataatG GTCTTATACTAGAATATGATTCCCCAACCAGATTGCTAGAGATCAAGTCTTCCTCATTTGGAAAGCTTGTTAAGGAGTATACTCGAAGATGTAATTAG